In a genomic window of Octadecabacter temperatus:
- a CDS encoding arsenate reductase family protein, with amino-acid sequence MILYGLPTCSDCNRARKVLEEAGLNVAFRDVRAEPMLEAEWAVLLAEFGDNLVDRKSLAFRNLNVWMKESEADAQLADTPAVMARPVITDGTKFTLGWDETVKGEWL; translated from the coding sequence ATGATCCTATATGGCCTCCCGACCTGTTCTGACTGCAACCGTGCGCGCAAGGTTTTGGAGGAGGCGGGTCTTAACGTCGCCTTTCGTGATGTCCGTGCGGAGCCGATGCTTGAGGCCGAATGGGCCGTGTTGCTGGCTGAGTTTGGCGATAACCTCGTGGATCGCAAATCCCTCGCGTTTCGCAATCTCAACGTGTGGATGAAAGAATCCGAGGCCGATGCGCAATTGGCCGACACACCAGCCGTTATGGCGCGCCCTGTGATAACGGATGGGACGAAATTCACGCTGGGGTGGGATGAAACGGTGAAGGGTGAGTGGCTGTAA
- a CDS encoding arsenate reductase family protein: MRFFSLKSCDTCRKALKSLSGHDVTIIDVRSDGVSPADQAAMIAAFGAGVLNTRSTTWRNLPEDERAKDPAELLAQHPTLMKRPVIELDGAWYQGWTPATKAAVGVE, encoded by the coding sequence ATGCGCTTTTTCTCTCTTAAATCTTGTGACACGTGTCGTAAGGCGCTGAAATCGCTTTCTGGTCACGATGTAACCATCATTGATGTGCGCAGCGATGGCGTAAGCCCAGCGGACCAAGCGGCGATGATTGCAGCGTTTGGGGCAGGGGTGTTGAACACCCGCTCAACGACGTGGCGCAATTTGCCAGAAGACGAGCGCGCAAAAGACCCTGCGGAGTTGCTCGCGCAGCATCCAACGCTTATGAAACGACCAGTGATTGAATTGGACGGTGCGTGGTATCAGGGGTGGACCCCTGCCACAAAAGCCGCCGTAGGAGTAGAATAA
- a CDS encoding DoxX family protein: MIALYDRISNALNESADKILPTLARFVFAATLLFYFWNSANTKWDGTPFSPGVGGYAQIFPKAMEAVGYDISQMSIFHWAVVVAGTLAEYILPLLIVIGLFTRFAALGMIGFVTVQSLTDLYGHGGIEHTETLGKWFDGLPTGAILDQRAFWMVVLVTLVLKGAGPLSVDRFLSNNR; the protein is encoded by the coding sequence ATGATCGCATTGTATGACCGCATCTCAAACGCCCTAAACGAATCTGCCGACAAAATCTTGCCGACACTGGCCCGTTTCGTCTTTGCCGCGACCCTATTGTTCTATTTCTGGAACTCAGCGAACACCAAGTGGGACGGCACACCCTTCTCACCCGGCGTCGGCGGCTACGCGCAAATCTTCCCAAAAGCGATGGAGGCCGTAGGCTATGACATTTCTCAAATGTCGATCTTCCATTGGGCCGTCGTCGTTGCTGGCACCTTGGCAGAATACATCCTACCCTTGCTGATCGTGATCGGTCTATTCACCCGTTTCGCAGCATTGGGTATGATAGGCTTTGTGACCGTTCAGTCCCTAACAGACCTCTACGGCCACGGCGGGATTGAGCACACCGAAACTCTCGGCAAATGGTTTGACGGCTTACCAACGGGCGCGATCCTTGATCAACGCGCGTTCTGGATGGTGGTGCTTGTGACGCTTGTTCTTAAAGGCGCAGGCCCACTGTCAGTGGACCGTTTCCTTTCCAACAATCGCTAG
- a CDS encoding DNA-binding domain-containing protein, with translation MITTQTDFRTALLDPSKHAPNGVQNPDGVPATKRFDVYRNNVAVSLTDALETAFPVVNKLVGNDFFRAMAGVYLRAHPPTSPVMMFYGEDMPDFLASFGPAQSVPYLPDMARLELALRHSYHAADASPIEPDALAKIAPDTLPNVTFTFSPSVHLIVSEYPLHSIWWTNTHGGDIAKVAQPTLISRPEFDPTVDALMPEQSAVLAALINGAPLGKALQSGGAGFDLGPLLGLLLSRNALISINT, from the coding sequence ATGATCACCACGCAAACCGATTTCCGTACCGCACTGTTGGACCCGTCTAAACATGCGCCAAATGGTGTGCAAAACCCTGACGGCGTGCCCGCGACCAAACGCTTTGACGTTTACCGCAACAACGTGGCCGTCAGCCTAACCGACGCGTTGGAAACCGCGTTCCCAGTCGTGAACAAGCTGGTTGGGAATGATTTTTTCCGCGCGATGGCAGGGGTCTACCTGCGTGCGCATCCGCCAACGTCCCCCGTAATGATGTTTTACGGCGAAGATATGCCCGACTTCTTGGCAAGCTTTGGCCCTGCGCAATCAGTCCCGTATTTGCCGGATATGGCGCGGCTGGAATTGGCGTTGCGCCACAGCTATCACGCAGCGGACGCCAGCCCAATTGAACCTGATGCTTTGGCAAAAATAGCGCCAGACACGCTGCCAAATGTGACCTTCACGTTCTCACCATCGGTGCATTTGATCGTGTCAGAATACCCGCTCCATTCCATCTGGTGGACGAACACACATGGCGGCGACATCGCCAAAGTCGCGCAACCGACACTGATCTCACGCCCCGAATTTGACCCGACTGTTGATGCGCTTATGCCAGAACAATCGGCAGTCCTAGCGGCCCTGATCAACGGCGCGCCCTTAGGAAAAGCCTTGCAAAGTGGCGGCGCGGGATTTGACCTTGGCCCACTCCTCGGCCTACTCCTATCCCGTAACGCATTGATTTCCATAAATACCTGA
- a CDS encoding DUF692 domain-containing protein, which yields MLDVTRPSLPFTPGVGYKAQHFNDIMKDAGPVGWLEIHAENYMGMGGRPLAQLRHLSEKFPFSVHGVGLSIGGEGRLDADHLARLKTLCDWLNPASFSEHLAWSTHESAFLNDLLPLPYTAATVKRVADHIDEVQSTLGRQMLLENPSSYLAFTESDMSETDFLAEIVARTGCGLLLDVNNVFVSATNLDYSPQSYIDACPLDAVGEIHLGGHDEDEDETGAPLLIDSHGAEVVDPVWALLDYTLAKSGPKPLLIEWDTDVPEWAVLVEETKRADTALTVVA from the coding sequence ATGCTAGACGTTACCAGACCATCCCTGCCCTTCACCCCCGGCGTTGGATATAAAGCACAACATTTCAATGACATCATGAAAGATGCAGGCCCCGTCGGCTGGCTCGAAATTCATGCTGAAAACTATATGGGGATGGGTGGCCGCCCCCTCGCGCAACTGCGCCATCTCTCTGAAAAATTTCCGTTTTCCGTCCACGGCGTCGGTCTGAGCATCGGTGGCGAAGGCCGCCTTGACGCCGACCACCTCGCGCGGCTGAAAACCCTGTGTGACTGGCTAAACCCCGCCAGCTTTAGCGAACACCTTGCGTGGTCCACGCACGAGAGCGCGTTTTTGAATGATCTTCTGCCGCTGCCCTACACCGCGGCCACCGTAAAACGCGTGGCGGATCATATCGACGAAGTGCAATCCACGCTTGGCCGCCAAATGCTGCTTGAAAACCCATCCAGCTATCTGGCCTTTACTGAATCCGACATGTCTGAGACTGATTTCTTGGCCGAGATCGTCGCCCGCACGGGCTGTGGTCTGTTGCTGGACGTGAATAACGTCTTTGTTTCCGCCACAAACCTCGATTATTCGCCGCAAAGCTACATAGACGCTTGCCCGCTTGATGCTGTTGGTGAAATTCACCTTGGCGGCCATGATGAGGACGAAGATGAAACTGGTGCGCCATTGCTTATCGACAGCCACGGTGCCGAAGTGGTGGACCCTGTTTGGGCATTGCTCGACTACACCCTTGCGAAATCCGGCCCTAAACCTTTGCTGATTGAATGGGACACGGATGTTCCTGAATGGGCCGTACTGGTTGAGGAAACGAAACGCGCGGACACCGCACTAACGGTTGTTGCATGA
- a CDS encoding DUF2282 domain-containing protein, with protein sequence MSKTTNSLVLAASVATAIAGLSTTAHAQENEKCYGVSLAGENDCAAGPGTTCAGTSTVDYQGNAWTFVPAGTCEDTMIEAMGDSPERSGSLTELDRDIPA encoded by the coding sequence ATGTCCAAGACAACAAACTCCCTCGTACTCGCAGCATCTGTCGCAACTGCAATCGCTGGCCTGTCCACAACTGCACACGCACAAGAAAACGAAAAGTGCTACGGCGTATCCCTTGCTGGCGAAAACGACTGTGCAGCTGGCCCGGGCACAACATGCGCCGGTACATCCACAGTTGATTACCAAGGCAACGCATGGACATTCGTTCCAGCAGGCACATGTGAAGACACAATGATCGAAGCTATGGGCGACTCCCCAGAGCGTTCCGGTTCCCTGACTGAACTGGACCGTGACATCCCAGCATAA
- the thrS gene encoding threonine--tRNA ligase, giving the protein MAQISLTFPDGNSREYDAGVTPAEVAASIASSLAKKAISATVNGEHWDMQWPIDADASIAINTMKDAEPALELIRHDLAHIMARAVQELWPDTQVTIGPVIKDGWYYDFDRKDPFTPEDLGVIEKKMKEIINKRDAVRTEVWERDVAIQYYRDKGEPYKVELIESIPGNEDLRMYWHGEWQDLCRGPHLQNTGQVPGDSWKLMSIAGAYWRGDSDRAMLQRIYGVAFQNKEQLKAHMNMLEEAAKRDHRKLGREMDLFHMQEEAPGQVFWHANGWLIYTQLQDYMRRKQRSGGYVEVNTPQVVNRKLWEASGHWEAYQENMFVVEVDEDHAREKTINALKPMNCPCHIQVFNQGMKSYRELPLRMAEFGSCNRYEPSGALHGIMRVRGFTQDDGHIFCTEDQIASETERFIDFLSQIYTELGFSNWKIKLSTRPEKRIGSEETWDLLEAALGEACKAAGHDYEVQEGEGAFYGPKLEFVLTDAIGRDWQCGTLQVDSNMPERLGASYIGSDGEKHLPYMLHRATLGSFERFIGILIEEHAGKLPFWIAPRQVVVASIISDADDYVHEVVAALKAVGVRTEADIRNEKINYKVREHSLGKVPIILACGAREVEERTVSVRRLGEKQTSVTSLDSITEELSKSATPPDLL; this is encoded by the coding sequence ATGGCCCAAATCTCCCTTACATTTCCTGACGGCAATTCACGCGAATACGATGCAGGTGTTACCCCTGCTGAAGTCGCAGCATCTATTGCGTCATCGCTGGCCAAGAAGGCCATTTCCGCAACCGTGAACGGTGAACACTGGGATATGCAGTGGCCGATTGATGCGGATGCAAGCATTGCCATCAACACCATGAAAGACGCAGAGCCTGCGTTGGAACTGATCCGTCACGACCTCGCACACATCATGGCGCGCGCGGTGCAGGAACTTTGGCCTGACACGCAGGTTACAATCGGGCCTGTTATTAAAGACGGCTGGTATTATGACTTTGATCGCAAAGACCCTTTCACACCCGAAGACCTCGGTGTGATTGAGAAGAAGATGAAGGAAATCATCAACAAGCGCGACGCCGTCCGCACTGAAGTCTGGGAACGCGATGTTGCGATCCAGTATTATAGAGACAAAGGCGAACCCTATAAGGTTGAGCTGATCGAAAGTATTCCGGGCAACGAAGACCTGCGTATGTACTGGCACGGTGAATGGCAGGACCTTTGCCGTGGGCCGCACCTGCAGAACACTGGCCAAGTGCCGGGCGATTCATGGAAACTGATGTCCATCGCGGGCGCCTACTGGCGTGGCGACAGTGACCGCGCGATGTTGCAGCGTATCTATGGCGTTGCGTTCCAGAACAAAGAGCAACTCAAAGCGCATATGAATATGCTGGAAGAGGCGGCCAAACGCGACCACCGCAAGCTGGGCCGCGAGATGGACCTGTTCCACATGCAAGAAGAAGCCCCTGGTCAGGTGTTCTGGCATGCGAACGGCTGGCTGATCTACACCCAGCTGCAAGACTACATGCGCCGCAAGCAACGGAGCGGTGGCTATGTGGAAGTGAACACTCCGCAGGTGGTGAACCGCAAACTCTGGGAAGCTTCCGGTCACTGGGAAGCCTATCAGGAAAACATGTTTGTCGTCGAAGTGGACGAAGACCATGCCCGCGAAAAGACCATCAACGCGCTAAAACCGATGAACTGCCCATGTCATATTCAGGTGTTCAACCAAGGTATGAAGTCTTACCGCGAACTGCCGCTGCGCATGGCTGAATTCGGGTCCTGTAACCGTTATGAACCTTCGGGCGCGTTGCACGGCATCATGCGTGTGCGTGGTTTTACCCAAGATGACGGTCACATTTTCTGTACTGAAGATCAGATCGCCTCCGAAACTGAACGCTTCATCGACTTCCTGTCCCAAATCTACACAGAGTTGGGATTCAGCAACTGGAAGATCAAGCTGTCCACCCGCCCTGAAAAGCGGATCGGGTCCGAGGAAACTTGGGATCTACTCGAGGCGGCATTGGGCGAAGCGTGTAAGGCTGCTGGCCATGACTATGAAGTCCAAGAAGGCGAAGGCGCATTCTACGGCCCGAAACTTGAGTTCGTGCTAACCGATGCGATCGGCCGTGATTGGCAGTGCGGCACCTTGCAGGTGGATAGCAACATGCCAGAACGCCTTGGCGCGTCCTACATCGGGTCGGATGGCGAAAAGCACCTGCCCTATATGTTGCACCGCGCGACACTTGGGTCGTTCGAGCGCTTTATCGGTATTCTGATCGAAGAACACGCAGGTAAGCTGCCGTTCTGGATTGCGCCGCGTCAGGTGGTTGTAGCATCTATCATCAGCGACGCGGATGATTACGTGCACGAAGTCGTCGCTGCCTTGAAAGCCGTAGGCGTGCGCACCGAAGCCGACATCCGCAACGAGAAGATCAACTACAAGGTTCGCGAACACTCGCTTGGCAAGGTTCCGATCATTCTCGCGTGCGGTGCGCGTGAAGTTGAGGAACGCACAGTGTCCGTGCGTCGCTTAGGTGAAAAGCAAACTTCTGTAACATCTTTGGATTCGATCACGGAAGAGCTGTCAAAATCGGCTACTCCACCCGATCTTTTGTAA
- a CDS encoding DNA-3-methyladenine glycosylase I → MRHFDEILDIAADRKGGRGAILDGIELPKSRDEIAAIPGDRFLASFAEGIFQTGLAWTVVKNKWPDIFEAFHGFDVGRVAMMSDDWFYDLVEDKRVIRSAPKIRAIQENAVMIQETGDFGAFIADWPTDDFAGLALWLKKNGSRLGGSTGAYALRRLGVDSFLLSRDVVARLIAEGVIDKPPTSQKAMSAVQEAFNTWVEQSGRSLTEISRVLGQSIDA, encoded by the coding sequence ATGAGACATTTCGACGAGATTTTAGACATTGCAGCGGATCGCAAAGGCGGACGCGGGGCGATTTTGGATGGGATCGAATTGCCCAAATCACGCGATGAAATTGCAGCCATACCAGGGGATAGGTTTCTTGCATCCTTCGCGGAAGGCATTTTTCAAACGGGGCTGGCATGGACTGTCGTGAAAAACAAATGGCCAGACATCTTTGAGGCGTTTCATGGCTTTGATGTTGGGCGTGTGGCGATGATGTCTGATGATTGGTTTTATGATCTGGTCGAAGACAAACGGGTCATTCGCAGCGCTCCGAAAATCCGCGCCATCCAAGAAAACGCAGTGATGATCCAAGAGACCGGGGATTTCGGCGCCTTCATCGCGGATTGGCCAACAGACGATTTCGCGGGCCTAGCTTTATGGCTAAAGAAAAACGGGTCCCGACTGGGGGGATCAACGGGGGCTTATGCGCTCAGACGTCTTGGTGTTGATAGCTTTTTGTTGTCGCGCGACGTGGTGGCAAGATTGATCGCCGAAGGCGTAATCGACAAACCGCCAACATCGCAAAAGGCAATGTCGGCGGTTCAAGAGGCGTTCAACACGTGGGTGGAACAATCAGGGCGAAGCCTAACGGAAATCAGCCGCGTGTTGGGGCAAAGTATTGATGCCTAA
- a CDS encoding MAPEG family protein, with protein MDFPTELGILTCLMILAASLWIPQIVGQANLKPEDMPDGAPDGFSRIANMHLMPAWIGRAHRAHLNLLEQAFPFAVFVLIIDRLDGFTALTYWTAIAFFWLRIAHAIGMISGLALMPVRPLIFTAGFVCNLIMAHAVFAAA; from the coding sequence ATGGATTTCCCAACAGAACTCGGCATTCTCACCTGCCTCATGATCCTCGCGGCGTCACTTTGGATTCCGCAAATTGTCGGCCAAGCTAATTTGAAGCCCGAAGACATGCCGGACGGCGCGCCGGATGGCTTTTCGCGCATCGCCAACATGCACTTGATGCCCGCATGGATCGGACGCGCCCACCGCGCGCACCTGAACCTTTTGGAACAGGCATTTCCATTTGCGGTGTTTGTACTGATCATTGACCGTCTGGATGGTTTCACTGCCCTAACCTATTGGACCGCAATCGCATTCTTCTGGCTGCGTATCGCACATGCCATTGGCATGATCTCAGGCTTGGCTCTGATGCCTGTGCGCCCGCTGATTTTCACCGCTGGCTTTGTCTGTAACCTGATCATGGCCCACGCGGTTTTTGCTGCGGCCTAA
- a CDS encoding ArsR/SmtB family transcription factor — protein MEHIFKALADPTRQKLLDALRLRDGQTLTDLEASLEMTRFGVMKHLKLLEDAGLIITRKQGRFKYHYLNALPLQEVMDRWVAPFLQPQAKALTDLKAKLEKDTRMSKPDFMMQTFIRCTQDALWDALTQADDMARYHFACNTVQGNAAVGETTSFILPHGEAMLRQVTTALDPKSKIAMTFEPLFLGPDAPSSHMVYLIEPQGEVCQLTIEHYDMSPGQEGFAEGWARLAASLKSYLETGDALKMAM, from the coding sequence ATGGAACATATCTTCAAAGCCCTCGCAGACCCAACGCGCCAGAAACTTCTCGATGCGCTGCGCCTTCGCGATGGTCAAACTCTGACGGACCTAGAAGCCAGCCTTGAGATGACGCGCTTTGGCGTCATGAAGCACCTCAAGCTGCTGGAAGACGCCGGTCTCATCATCACGCGCAAACAGGGGCGCTTCAAATACCATTACCTAAACGCCCTTCCCTTGCAGGAGGTCATGGACCGCTGGGTCGCGCCCTTTCTTCAGCCCCAAGCCAAGGCGCTGACTGACCTCAAAGCCAAACTCGAAAAGGATACCCGTATGAGCAAACCAGATTTCATGATGCAGACCTTCATCCGTTGCACCCAAGACGCCCTATGGGACGCCCTCACCCAAGCCGATGACATGGCGCGATATCACTTTGCCTGTAATACCGTGCAGGGCAACGCGGCTGTTGGGGAAACCACATCGTTCATCTTGCCCCACGGCGAAGCCATGCTGCGCCAAGTAACAACCGCCCTCGATCCGAAATCGAAAATCGCCATGACGTTCGAACCGCTGTTCTTGGGCCCAGACGCACCATCATCCCACATGGTCTACCTGATCGAACCCCAAGGCGAGGTCTGCCAACTAACGATTGAACACTACGACATGTCACCGGGCCAAGAAGGGTTCGCGGAAGGCTGGGCACGTTTGGCGGCCTCTCTCAAATCTTACCTCGAAACGGGCGATGCCCTCAAAATGGCCATGTAA
- a CDS encoding alpha/beta fold hydrolase, giving the protein MVDTLVTPQGRKIAYHLTAGQGPTVVFLGGFKSDMTGTKAVFLENWAIETGRAFLRFDYSGHGSSSEAFEDGCIGDWYEDACAALGLIDGPVVLVGSSMGGWISLLVARAMPERVAGLVGIAVAPDFTEDGFWAGFDEAQKAEMEREGRVALPSEYGDPYIITKRLIEEGRDRLVLRTPLDLPFAVRFLLGTADTSVSTETALRLLEHASSSDMRLTLVDGADHSFSSEVCLPMIIGAIGEVIAPAAGVEGG; this is encoded by the coding sequence ATGGTTGATACATTGGTAACTCCGCAGGGCCGCAAGATTGCTTATCATTTGACGGCCGGTCAGGGGCCAACGGTGGTGTTTTTGGGTGGTTTCAAGTCTGACATGACAGGAACGAAGGCGGTTTTCCTAGAAAACTGGGCCATTGAAACGGGTCGTGCGTTCTTGCGATTCGACTATTCAGGGCATGGTTCCAGCAGCGAGGCCTTCGAGGACGGCTGCATCGGGGACTGGTATGAAGACGCCTGCGCAGCACTTGGTTTGATCGATGGGCCGGTTGTTTTGGTTGGGTCCAGTATGGGCGGATGGATTTCACTGCTTGTTGCGCGCGCCATGCCAGAACGGGTCGCGGGGCTGGTCGGCATAGCGGTCGCGCCGGATTTCACCGAAGACGGTTTCTGGGCTGGGTTTGATGAAGCGCAAAAGGCCGAGATGGAACGTGAAGGGCGGGTAGCGCTGCCGTCAGAGTACGGCGACCCCTACATCATCACCAAGCGTTTGATCGAGGAAGGACGGGACCGATTGGTCCTTCGCACGCCGCTTGATTTGCCGTTTGCAGTGCGCTTCTTGCTTGGGACTGCAGATACTTCAGTGAGTACAGAGACTGCGCTGCGTCTGCTTGAGCATGCGAGCAGTTCGGATATGCGGTTAACACTGGTCGATGGAGCGGATCATTCGTTTTCCAGCGAGGTGTGTTTGCCTATGATCATTGGTGCGATCGGCGAGGTGATTGCGCCTGCGGCGGGCGTGGAGGGGGGCTAG
- a CDS encoding alpha/beta hydrolase — protein MLPEINEFDGWLAEREAAVGGVREGCAKQIVWAGTPTKTPLCIVYVHGFSATGAEVRPLPDMVAKALGANLYFARLTGHGQDGAAMGRARLPDWERDVVEALEIGSALGDDVVVIGCSTGCTLLTSALAQGASVKGVVHLSPNYGLRHRLGQMLLDLPGVRRWGPLVAGRERTFDAVSDAHAALWTIKYDTQAVFTMGDAVRACLAGDIEAIQTPAYFAFNEDDQVVSPKRTRAVMTRWAGPVTQDILVQGPSDDKMGHVMAGDVFSPKQTAPLADRIIAWVNAL, from the coding sequence ATGTTGCCAGAGATAAATGAGTTTGATGGCTGGTTGGCTGAACGCGAAGCCGCTGTTGGTGGTGTGCGTGAGGGATGCGCGAAGCAGATTGTCTGGGCGGGGACGCCGACAAAGACGCCATTGTGCATCGTCTATGTTCACGGGTTTTCCGCCACGGGCGCTGAGGTTCGTCCGTTGCCGGATATGGTGGCCAAGGCACTGGGCGCGAATTTGTATTTCGCGCGTCTTACTGGACATGGGCAGGACGGTGCCGCAATGGGGCGCGCCCGCCTTCCCGATTGGGAGCGGGATGTTGTTGAGGCGTTGGAGATTGGATCCGCACTTGGGGATGATGTGGTCGTCATTGGGTGCTCGACAGGTTGCACGTTGTTGACGAGTGCGCTGGCGCAAGGGGCGAGCGTCAAGGGCGTCGTCCATCTTTCACCCAATTACGGGTTGCGCCACCGATTGGGGCAAATGCTGCTAGATTTACCTGGCGTGCGCCGTTGGGGGCCACTGGTCGCAGGGCGCGAGAGGACATTTGATGCGGTTTCTGACGCGCATGCCGCGCTTTGGACCATAAAGTATGACACGCAGGCGGTGTTCACTATGGGCGACGCGGTGCGTGCGTGCCTTGCCGGTGACATCGAGGCCATCCAAACCCCAGCATATTTTGCCTTCAATGAGGACGATCAGGTCGTCAGCCCGAAACGGACGCGTGCGGTCATGACACGTTGGGCTGGCCCTGTGACACAGGACATTTTGGTGCAGGGACCGAGTGACGACAAGATGGGGCATGTGATGGCAGGCGACGTGTTTAGCCCGAAGCAAACCGCGCCATTGGCGGATCGGATCATCGCTTGGGTCAATGCGTTGTGA
- a CDS encoding alpha/beta fold hydrolase encodes MAEPLVLLPGMMCDARVWATQLTVLSYERPVTVAPVGVGDRIEEIASELLSCLPSKFALCGHGMGGAVALELTRRAPERVIRLALIGTNPLSDTPQEAADREPRMIGAKSGRFESLLEQDVLPRHVGSGPLRSEATAELKEMAMSLGADVFARQERAMQRRRDQQSTLRRIIQPTLILAGEEDQIVPLKRQEFLAELIPYAKLGVLNGVGHTVMLEDPEGTTEALYTWMRQPLVLR; translated from the coding sequence ATGGCAGAACCACTCGTCCTATTGCCGGGTATGATGTGCGATGCGCGCGTCTGGGCCACGCAGTTGACGGTTCTAAGCTATGAGCGTCCTGTCACGGTCGCGCCGGTTGGTGTTGGCGACCGCATCGAAGAGATCGCATCCGAATTACTGTCATGTTTGCCATCCAAGTTCGCGTTGTGCGGGCACGGGATGGGCGGCGCTGTTGCGCTTGAGTTGACGCGCCGTGCGCCAGAACGGGTTATCCGACTGGCATTGATCGGAACCAATCCACTGTCAGATACCCCGCAAGAAGCTGCAGATCGTGAACCGCGAATGATTGGTGCAAAGTCGGGTCGATTTGAAAGCCTGCTCGAGCAAGACGTGCTGCCACGCCATGTGGGTAGTGGGCCGCTGCGTTCGGAAGCGACGGCCGAGCTTAAAGAGATGGCGATGTCGCTGGGGGCGGACGTGTTTGCACGCCAAGAACGCGCGATGCAGCGCCGCCGCGACCAGCAAAGTACCCTTCGTCGTATCATCCAGCCAACGTTGATTTTGGCGGGCGAGGAAGACCAGATTGTACCCTTGAAACGACAGGAATTTTTGGCGGAACTGATCCCTTATGCCAAACTCGGTGTTTTGAACGGGGTTGGGCATACGGTGATGCTAGAAGACCCTGAGGGCACGACCGAGGCGCTTTATACATGGATGCGCCAACCGTTAGTGCTACGCTAG
- a CDS encoding DUF6151 family protein has protein sequence MGQDIPFGCSCGAMRGVLRDITPRSGGHLRCYCEDCRAAAVWAGDENVGGTGVHYYQTTPDKYDFTTGWPDVKVFQWKKGRLLRWYAPCCGATLVNTLDSPKWAFASINTARFDDPNALGPAKTYAFKPMPNGKSKTVGFSHFIIGFIRRTIWARISGGWRKTPFFDDHGLAISSIQTLNAQDRATVPQDPRS, from the coding sequence ATGGGCCAAGACATCCCCTTCGGTTGCTCATGTGGCGCTATGCGGGGTGTTTTGCGTGATATTACCCCGCGATCTGGCGGCCACCTGCGATGCTATTGCGAAGATTGTCGCGCGGCCGCGGTTTGGGCCGGCGACGAGAATGTCGGTGGTACGGGTGTCCACTATTACCAAACAACGCCAGACAAGTACGATTTCACGACGGGATGGCCTGACGTAAAGGTGTTTCAGTGGAAAAAAGGGCGCTTGTTGCGTTGGTACGCCCCGTGCTGCGGCGCGACATTGGTAAACACGCTCGACAGCCCGAAATGGGCTTTTGCAAGTATCAATACAGCGCGGTTTGATGACCCGAACGCGCTAGGCCCCGCCAAAACCTATGCATTTAAGCCAATGCCAAATGGCAAATCCAAAACCGTAGGGTTCAGCCACTTCATCATCGGCTTTATCCGCCGCACGATCTGGGCACGTATTTCAGGTGGATGGCGTAAAACGCCCTTCTTTGATGATCACGGTTTGGCAATTTCATCTATCCAAACGCTCAACGCGCAAGACCGAGCTACAGTGCCACAGGATCCGCGCTCCTAG